The following proteins come from a genomic window of Malus domestica chromosome 02, GDT2T_hap1:
- the LOC103413296 gene encoding sm-like protein LSM7 isoform X2, translating to MSGRKETVLDLAKFVDKGVQVKLTGGRQVTGTLKGYDQLLNLVLDEAVEFLRDSDDPLKTTDQTRRLGLIHIVGRDEYFRRKLEKKE from the exons ATG TCAGGGAGGAAAGAAACAGTTTTGGACCTGGCCAAGTTTGTGGACAAGGGTGTCCAAGTCAAGCTCACCGGCGGTAGACAAG TGACAGGGACTCTTAAAGGTTATGATCAGTTGTTAAATCTTGTTCTAGATGAAGCAGTGGAGTTTCTACGAG ATTCTGATGATCCGTTGAAGACCACTGATCAGACCAGGCGCCTTGGCCTCATA CATATTGTGGGGAGAGATGAATACTTCAGGagaaaattagaaaagaaagaataa
- the LOC103413306 gene encoding large ribosomal subunit protein eL31-like, with the protein MRRLSVHDRPIVKALGRMLIEHPTDASSLHQGGGAELRALTMEKKGGGKGRKEEVVTREYTINLHKRLHGCTFKKKAPNAIKEIRKFAQKSMGTTDVRVDVKLNKHIWSRGIRSVPRRIRVRIARKRNDDEDAKEEFYSLVTVTEVPPEGFSGLGTKVIDEEEG; encoded by the exons ATGAGAAGGCTATCAGTACATGATCGCCCAATCGTTAAAGCCCTAGGGCGTATGCTTATTGAGCATCCGACGGACGCGAGTTCATTGCATCAGGGAGGCGGAGCTGAGCTCAGAGCTTTAACAATGGAGAAGAAGGGCGGTGGCAAGGGGAGAAAGGAGGAGGTCGTTACCAGAGAGTACACCATCAACCTCCACAAACGCTTGCATGGATG CACATTTAAGAAGAAGGCACCAAATGCGATAAAGGAAATCAGGAAGTTTGCTCAAAAGTCTATGGGAACCACTGATGTCAGAGTGGATGTAAAGCTCAACAAGCACATATGGAGCCGTGGTATTCGGAGTGTGCCAAGAAGGATACGTGTCCGTATTGCAAGGAAGAGAAATGATGATGAAGATGCCAAGGAAGAGTTTTACTCACTAGTCACCGTTACAGAGGTCCCTCCAGAGGGATTTAGTGGTTTGGGCACCAAGGTGATCGATGAAGAAGAAGGTTGA
- the LOC103413325 gene encoding uncharacterized protein — protein MSTNDEAVDEQFEEQSEHSESGMMLQLRTQRKTRGPGKIKWASKDGREKEYCEFGPTGKCISANSVNFSKLIASEVKDPKNLPLKTDWRLIDEDVKEVFWNTIRDTIAFRDEDLVKMPLIRLMTLSIAEHAHKEYRNYLKKIFYSRRQGEDRLQCPPNVDPGQWVEMVRYWDNPKTMEKAEKNRINRQTKTMNHTTGSKTFVRVREEYRKEHGEEPDPIAFFRMTHSRKDSTWVDETAQQKGASMESVVQSKVEDGGEDTPELRTQVYVEEMGPENRNRVRGYGHGVTPVMVPYAATGSSKRSSSSREAIVQAENLKLRRNEEARTTELDELKTQLQQIQATQQQMNQQQQMMMMMFMQGMQQPQTYLPCPPAPQHSEREGGRRGESSRYLQQIQAAQQQMNQQQMMMMMFRQGMQQPQTYPHSPQASQHSEREGGRRKESSRKKMRRKK, from the exons ATGAGTACTAATGATGAAGCTGTGGATGAACAATTCGAGGAGCAATCTGAGCATTCCGAAAGTG GAATGATGCTTCAATTGAGAACTCAACGCAAAACTCGTGGGCCTGGCAAAATAAAATGGGCCAGCAAAGATGGGAGAGAAAAAGAATATTGTGAATTTGGTCCGACTGGGAAATGCATTAGTGCCAATAGTGTCAACTTTTCTAAGTTGATTGCGTCTGAGGTCAAGGATCCCAAAAATCTTCCTTTGAAGACTGATTGGCGATTGATTGATGAAGATGTCAAGGAAGTTTTCTGGAATACAATACGT gaCACTATTGCTTTTCGTGATGAAGATCTGGTTAAAATGCCCCTCATCCGCCTTATGACGCTTTCTATTGCCGAGCATGCACATAAAGAATATAGAAATTATTTGAAGAAAATCTTCTACAGTCGCAGACAAGGGGAGGATCGCTTACAGTGTCCTCCTAATGTGGATCCCGGCCAGTGGGTGGAGATGGTGCGATATTGGGATAATCCAAAAACGATG GAGAAGGCTGAAAAAAATAGGATCAATCGTCAAACCAAAACTATGAACCACACAACAGGATCAAAGACATTTGTCAGAGTTCGGGAAGAATAT AGGAAGGAGCATGGAGAAGAACCAGATCCTATTGCTTTCTTTCGCATGACCCATTCACGGAAAGATAGTACATGGGTTGATGAAACGGCTCAACAAAAAGGG GCATCTATGGAGAGTGTCGTTCAATCTAAGGTTGAGGATGGAGGAGAAGACACTCCTGAACTTCGAACTCAAGTCTATGTCGAGGAGATGGGTCCTGAGAATAGGAATAGAGTTCGAGGTTATGGACATGGGGTGACACCTGTGATGGTGCCGTATGCTGCTACTGGTTCATCAAAGAGATCATCGAGTAGTCGAGAAGCCATTGTGCAGGCTGAGAACCTTAAATTGAGGAGGAATGAAGAGGCTCGTACTACAGAGTTAGATGAGTTAAAGACCCAGCTTCAACAAATACAGGCGACGCAGCAGCAGATGAACCAGCAGCagcagatgatgatgatgatgtttaTGCAAGGTATGCAGCAGCCACAGACTTACCTGCCATGCCCCCCGGCACCACAGCATtcggagagagagggagggagaagggGGGAGAGCAGTCGTTATCTTCAGCAAATACAGGCAGCGCAGCAGCAGATGAACCAGCagcagatgatgatgatgatgtttaGGCAGGGTATGCAGCAGCCACAGACTTACCCGCACAGCCCTCAGGCATCACAGCAttcagagagagagggagggagaaggaaggagagcaGTCGCAAAAAGATGAGAAGAAAGAAGTAG
- the LOC103413296 gene encoding sm-like protein LSM7 isoform X1 translates to MSGRKETVLDLAKFVDKGVQVKLTGGRQVTGTLKGYDQLLNLVLDEAVEFLRDSDDPLKTTDQTRRLGLIVCRGTAVMLVSPTDGTDEIANPFSQPDGA, encoded by the exons ATG TCAGGGAGGAAAGAAACAGTTTTGGACCTGGCCAAGTTTGTGGACAAGGGTGTCCAAGTCAAGCTCACCGGCGGTAGACAAG TGACAGGGACTCTTAAAGGTTATGATCAGTTGTTAAATCTTGTTCTAGATGAAGCAGTGGAGTTTCTACGAG ATTCTGATGATCCGTTGAAGACCACTGATCAGACCAGGCGCCTTGGCCTCATA GTTTGTAGGGGAACCGCTGTAATGCTTGTATCGCCGACAGACGGTACAGATGAGATTGCGAACCCTTTCAGCCAGCCAGATGGTGCCTAA
- the LOC103413316 gene encoding DNA damage-repair/toleration protein DRT100-like, which translates to MKMVRLLLISVATFCATVSTVSSSCSPSDLAALQSIKTGLTDSSLGIFNSWVGTDCCVNWYGVSCDPTTGRVFDINLRGESEDPILTKSGQSGFMSGSISPKICSLDRLTTLVLADWKGVTGEIPQCVATLSNLRVLDLVGNKISGGIPADIGNLKMLTVLNLADNQISGKIPASLVSLSGLMHLDLSNNQISGEIPADFGKLKMLSRALLYRNQLTGSIPDSIGNMNRLADLDLSRNQLSGRVPDCLGKMRVLSTLNLDGNSFSGQLPASLLSNRGLGILNMSRNGFEGNIPDIFHENSYFMVLDLSYNKLKGPIPGSLSSAKYIGHLDLSHNHLCGAIPVGNPFDHLGASSFANNDCLCGNPLSTC; encoded by the coding sequence atgAAGATGGTGAGGTTGCTCTTAATCTCAGTGGCAACATTCTGTGCCACTGTCTCAACAGTGAGCTCTTCTTGTTCGCCATCAGACCTAGCAGCACTTCAATCCATCAAAACCGGCCTCACCGATTCCTCCTTGGGCATCTTCAACTCTTGGGTCGGAACAGATTGCTGCGTAAACTGGTACGGAGTCAGCTGCGATCCCACAACCGGCCGAGTCTTCGACATTAATCTCCGAGGCGAGTCGGAAGACCCGATACTCACCAAATCAGGCCAGTCCGGGTTTATGTCCGGCTCTATCTCACCCAAAATTTGCAGCCTCGACCGTCTCACCACCCTCGTTCTAGCCGACTGGAAGGGAGTCACCGGCGAGATTCCCCAATGCGTCGCCACCCTCTCCAATCTCCGAGTCCTCGACCTTGTTGGAAACAAGATTTCGGGAGGGATTCCGGCCGATATCGGCAACCTCAAGATGCTCACGGTCCTCAACCTCGCCGATAACCAGATCTCCGGTAAGATTCCGGCGAGTCTCGTGAGCCTCTCAGGGCTAATGCACCTGGACCTCAGCAACAACCAAATCTCGGGCGAGATACCGGCCGATTTCGGAAAACTCAAGATGCTCAGCCGGGCTCTGCTGTACCGGAACCAGCTCACCGGGTCAATCCCGGACTCCATCGGCAACATGAACCGGTTGGCCGACCTGGACCTGTCCAGGAACCAATTATCGGGTCGCGTACCGGATTGTCTCGGGAAAATGCGGGTTCTTTCGACGTTGAATTTGGACGGAAACTCGTTTTCTGGTCAATTACCGGCGTCCCTTTTGAGCAATCGGGGTTTGGGGATCTTGAATATGAGCCGAAACGGGTTTGAAGGTAACATACCGGACATTTTCCACGAAAATTCGTACTTTATGGTGCTCGATTTGTCGTACAACAAATTGAAGGGTCCGATTCCCGGTTCGTTATCGTCGGCGAAATATATCGGGCACTTGGATCTGAGCCACAACCACCTGTGCGGGGCGATTCCTGTGGGGAACCCGTTCGATCACCTCGGAGCGTCGTCGTTTGCCAACAATGATTGCCTCTGCGGGAACCCGCTGAGTACCTGTTGA
- the LOC103414168 gene encoding protein gamma response 1-like, giving the protein MESLKVGCDPIDSERDDVDYVSGISTLLVATIQEAKDRISQIEYVFCNQLYTYFQSKSNSFQKFENQWKEKEDDLLRQIETLRAEKQQTLEENRLLKLDKGNPHRESEEKVNQLLAELKGVQLKGTELERMLKQKSAEVDKGMELESKLLGVIQSKDADIMDKKKQLKENEKGINALLAKLIDLQTRVDELQEELGEKTNQIANGKDLEENLSRKIEHQSSEIVNKERVLNDQEEEKKLLMAKLEILEENVSKLQKELLSKNNEVEGCLREKNLLLAKVTGLEEKVDELQVDLRGMAGEVGKRTDLCEKLHQQIESMTSGLLAERKKYTDLTVAYKNLKSQHNYLRTKLGLTRENMQLQNKTEDRSDLLRNDQNPSTSHEIVEKNQNGSAAALCTKNARNEISCNNNSEDVKGGKPIQATSPISPTSFFPIAPKCPPTSKSTLVAGRKRPASSWVDTRSRQGQDGRDPHDDFLDTPLENIRGNLNKAPKEQVPDRPVPAPNDMSLDSSDDETQDVNAVIRPHKQQLPVPVPGKNGFKFVEPVRKKAERENLKGVECKQCKKFYDAVLPNDGSGKDTDNNKHNFRCEHHEGVSRHRYRYAPPLTPEGFWNIGFESEM; this is encoded by the exons ATGGAGTCCCTCAAAGTAGGTTGTGACCCCATTGACAGTGAACGGGATGATGTAGACTATGTCTCTGGGATTAGTACTTTACTTGTTGCCACGATTCAGGAGGCCAAAGATAGGATTTCTCAGATTGAATATGTTTTCTGCAACCAGCTCTATACATATTTCCAATCCAAGTCTAACAGCTTCCAGAAATTTGAAAACCAatggaaagagaaggaagatgATCTCTTGCGTCAAATTGAAACGCTTCGAGCTGAAAAGCAACAAACCCTTGAAGAGAACCGCTTACTCAAGCTTGACAAGGGAAATCCGCACAGGGAAAGTGAAGAGAAGGTGAACCAACTACTTGCCGAACTGAAAGGTGTACAGCTCAAAGGTACTGAGCTTGAGCGAATGCTTAAGCAGAAGTCTGCGGAAGTAGATAAGGGAATGGAATTGGAGAGTAAGTTGCTCGGAGTGATTCAATCCAAAGATGCTGACATTATGGATAAGAAAAAACAACTGAAAGAGAATGAAAAAGGTATAAACGCGCTTCTTGCTAAATTGATTGATCTTCAAACTAGAGTTGATGAACTCCAAGAGGAGCTTGGGGAAAAGACTAACCAAATAGCCAATGGAAAGGATCTTGAAGAAAATTTATCTCGAAAGATTGAGCATCAGTCTTCTGAGATCGTGAATAAAGAAAGGGTTTTGAATGatcaagaagaagagaaaaaactaCTTATGGCCAAATTGGAAATTTTGGAAGAAAATGTTAGTAAACTCCAAAAGGAGCTCCTCTCAAAGAACAACGAAGTGGAGGGTTGTTTGAGGGAGAAAAACCTGCTTCTTGCCAAAGTAACTGGTTTAGAGGAGAAAGTTGATGAGCTACAGGTGGATCTCAGAGGCATGGCTGGTGAGGTGGGCAAAAGAACGGATTTATGTGAAAAGTTACATCAACAAATTGAATCAATGACCTCGGGTTTATTGGCTGAGAGGAAGAAGTATACAGATCTTACTGTTGCttacaaaaatttgaaatctcAGCACAATTATCTCCGCACAAAGCTTGGTCTAACTAGGGAGAACATGCAACTGCAGAATAAGACGGAAGATAGAAGTGATTTGTTGAGAAATGATCAGAATCCATCAACTTCCCATG AAATTGTAGAGAAAAATCAGAATGGTTCTGCAGCAGCTTTATGCACAAAAAATGCGAGGAATGAAATCAGTTGTAACAATAACTCGGAGGATGTGAAAGGAGGCAAGCCAATTCAAGCAACTAGTCCTATCTCTCCTACTTCCTTCTTCCCCATTGCACCAAAATGCCCTCCCACATCAAAATCTACCCTAGTAGCTGGGAGAAAACGGCCTGCTTCCAGCTGGGTGGATACTAGGTCCCGTCAAGGCCAAGATGGGCGTGACCCTCACGATGATTTTCTTGATACTCCACTTGAGAACATCAGAGGAAACTTGAATAAAGCCCCAAAGGAACAGGTTCCTGATCGTCCAGTTCCAGCTCCAAATGACATGAGTCTAGATAGCTCAGATGATGAAACGCAGGATGTGAATGCTGTAATTAGGCCACACAAGCAACAATTGCCAGTTCCAGTGCCCGGTAAAAATGGCTTCAAGTTTGTGGAACCTGTGAGAAAGAAAGCTGAGCGGGAAAATTTGAAAGGAGTTGAATGCAAGCAGTGCAAAAAGTTCTATGACGCTGTCCTTCCCAACGACGGCAGTGGTAAGGACACTGATAATAATAAGCATAATTTTCGCTGTGAGCACCATGAAGGTGTTTCTCGTCATCGGTATAGGTATGCTCCCCCTCTTACTCCAGAAGGATTTTGGAATATTGGATTTGAATCCGAAATGTGa